A part of Phoenix dactylifera cultivar Barhee BC4 chromosome 2, palm_55x_up_171113_PBpolish2nd_filt_p, whole genome shotgun sequence genomic DNA contains:
- the LOC103699770 gene encoding receptor-like protein EIX2: protein MASTNTSIPLVYAIWIAFLLFFGSVQLCLCFSGNSSGSGGCIERERKALLSIRKGIYDAHRWLSWNGKDSCRWRGVRCNTMTGHVIKLDLHYPYPCDDYYPEPCPDKSEVSHSLLHLRHLNYLDLSMNNFGGAPIPDFIGSLANMKYLSLSHAGFGGTIPHQLGNLSNLLYLDLASNFWYSLDVDNLGWLPSIRFLQHLDMSYADLSKASNWIHVINMLPSLSVLHLSLASLPSLPSTLPHVNFTSLTTLDLHGNYFASSIPGWLFNLSSLELLDLGNNFFPGSIPLAIGNLKKLRVLDLSVNTFNGDIPEMVWSLKSLQSIDLSTNNINGNGISGQIPETVGNLKSLVSLDLSYNNISRHIPETVGNLKSLVSLDLSYNNISGHIPETVGNLKSLVSLSLSINTISGRIPKTVGNLKSLETLDLSSNSISGEIPETIGNLGKLSSLDLSCNRINGQIPRTVGNLCNLSTFNASDNNIGGDITGFIEGFSRCSTNRLQNVDLHHNNLSGALPNQIGELQSLGYLDLGSNLLDGSIPASLWKLSALSYLNLAANSLAGALTEDHFTNLTRLSYSNVISYSVISGLIDLSNNSFSGPIPPILGGGFDYLTILLLAHNRFNGSIPSAFCEANSLKVLNLADNDLSGVVPNCWNNSSRLGVIDFSDNKLSGGIPSSMGSLSQLMSLHLRDNNFSGKIPLSLQQCKHLTTIDLGNNKFSGSIPEWIGGSLLSLRVLRLRSNMLDGNIPKQLSLLASLQVLDLADNKLSGTLPPSFGNLKAMITTQNGSKPVLSEDMASYYTENIQITTKDLQLTFTSVLSLVTSLDLSDNNISGEILEEFTNLHGLHSLNLSRNHLTGRISINIGAMGQLESLDLSMNNLSSTIPTSITDLNFLARLNLSYNNLSRRIPSGNQLQTLNDPSIYIGNQYLCGQPLPEKCPGDEPTEGPTEEKQDENGSEMKWLYVGLSPGFVVGFWGFLGAVMLKKSTRYAYIRFIDRICDWIYMAVTINSARPKSKRNRGRKGGK from the exons ATGGCTTCAACCAATACTTCCATTCCTCTTGTTTATGCCATCTGGATCGCGTTCCTCCTTTTCTTTGGATCCGTGCAACTATGCCTCTGTTTCAGTGGAAATAGTTCCGGGTCAGGAGGCTGCATAGAGAGGGAAAGGAAGGCTCTTCTTAGCATACGGAAGGGCATCTATGATGCCCACAGATGGCTCTCTTGGAATGGAAAAGACTCCTGCCGATGGAGAGGAGTTCGATGCAACACCATGACCGGACACGTCATAAAGCTTGACCTCCACTACCCTTATCCATGTGACGATTATTATCCCGAACCTTGTCCTGATAAAAGTGAGGTAAGTCATTCACTACTTCACTTGAGACATCTGAATTATTTGGATTTGAGTATGAACAATTTTGGTGGTGCCCCGATCCCTGACTTCATTGGATCTCTTGCCAACATGAAGTATCTAAGCCTCTCGCATGCTGGGTTTGGTGGAACAATCCCTCACCAACTCGGGAACCTCTCAAACTTGCTCTATCTTGATCTCGCTTCAAACTTTTGGTACTCTTTGGATGTTGATAATCTTGGCTGGTTACCTTCGATCCGTTTCCTGCAGCATCTTGACATGAGTTATGCCGACCTCTCAAAAGCATCCAACTGGATTCATGTGATCAATATGCTCCCTTCTCTTTCTGTCTTGCATCTGTCTCTTGCTAGTCTTCCAAGCCTTCCCTCTACACTACCCCATGTTAATTTCACTTCTCTTACTACACTTGATCTCCATGGGAACTACTTTGCATCAAGCATACCCGGTTGGCTGTTTAATCTTAGCAGCCTTGAACTTCTCGATCTTGGGAACAATTTTTTCCCTGGCAGTATACCACTTGCCATCGGAAATCTCAAGAAGCTTCGAGTCTTAGATCTCTCAGTGAACACCTTCAATGGAGACATCCCGGAGATGGTATGGAGTCTCAAGAGCTTGCAGTCAATAGATTTGAGTACGAACAATATCAATGGGAATGGTATCAGTGGGCAGATACCAGAAACTGTGGGGAATCTCAAAAGCTTGGTGTCCTTGGACCTCAGCTATAACAATATCAGTAGGCATATACCAGAAACTGTGGGGAATCTCAAAAGCTTGGTGTCCTTGGACCTCAGCTATAACAATATCAGTGGGCATATACCAGAAACTGTGGGGAATCTCAAAAGCTTGGTGTCCTTGTCCCTCAGTATAAACACAATTAGTGGGCGTATACCAAAAACTGTGGGGAATCTCAAAAGCTTGGAGACCTTGGACCTCAGCTCTAACAGCATTAGTGGGGAGATTCCAGAAACCATAGGGAATCTCGGTAAGTTGAGCAGTTTGGATTTATCATGTAATCGTATCAACGGGCAGATACCTAGAACAGTGGGTAATCTCTGCAACTTGAGCACCTTTAATGCTTCTGATAACAATATAGGTGGAGATATTACAGGATTCATAGAAGGTTTCTCGAGATGCAGCACCAATAGATTACAAAATGTTGATTTGCATCACAACAATCTTAGCGGTGCTTTGCCCAATCAGATAGGAGAGCTCCAAAGTTTGGGCTATCTTGATCTTGGTTCAAATTTATTGGACGGTTCAATTCCTGCATCATTGTGGAAGTTATCTGCCCTTTCTTATCTGAATCTCGCAGCAAATTCCTTGGCAGGTGCACTAACTGAAGACCACTTCACCAACCTCACACGCTTATCATATTCGAATGTTATATCTTACTCAGTGATTAGTGGATTAATAGATCTATCCAACAATTCATTCTCTGGACCTATTCCGCCAATCTTGGGTGGTGGTTTCGACTATCTTACCATTCTGCTTCTTGCACATAACAG GTTCAATGGCAGCATTCCATCAGCATTTTGTGAGGCAAATAGTCTAAAAGTTCTCAATCTTGCCGATAATGATTTATCAGGAGTTGTCCCTAACTGTTGGAACAATTCATCTCGTTTGGGAGTCATTGATTTCTCAGATAACAAATTGTCAGGAGGCATTCCTAGCTCAATGGGATCTCTCAGTCAACTCATGTCACTGCATTTGAGAGACAACAACTTCTCTGGTAAAATTCCTTTGTCCTTGCAACAGTGCAAACATCTGACTACTATTGACCTTGGCAATAATAAGTTCTCAGGTAGCATACCTGAATGGATTGGAGGGAGCCTCTTATCATTAAGGGTTCTCCGTCTGCGATCAAATATGTTGGATGGTAATATTCCTAAGCAACTGTCACTCCTTGCTTCTCTTCAAGTGTTGGATCTTGCTGACAACAAACTTTCTGGAACTTTGCCACCATCATTTGGTAATTTAAAAGCCATGATTACCACACAAAATGGGAGCAAACCTGTTCTTTCTGAAGATATGGCCTCCTATTACACTGAGAATATCCAGATAACCACAAAAGATTTGCAACTCACATTCACTAGTGTGCTCTCACTTGTGACAAGCTTAGACCTCTCAGACAACAATATTTCTGGAGAGATTCTTGAGGAGTTTACGAACCTTCATGGGCTTCATTCCTTGAACTTATCAAGGAATCATTTGACAGGAAGGATTTCGATCAATATTGGCGCCATGGGACAGTTGGAGTCACTTGATCTGTCGATGAACAACTTATCAAGCACAATTCCTACAAGCATCAcagatttgaattttttggCGCGCCTGAACTTGTCCTACAATAATCTGTCAAGAAGAATTCCATCTGGGAACCAACTCCAAACCTTGAATGATCCATCCATCTACATTGGCAATCAGTATCTTTGCGGACAGCCACTACCAGAAAAATGCCCCGGCGATGAACCTACAGAAGGTCCAACAGAAGAAAAACAGGATGAAAATGGTTCAGAAATGAAATGGCTTTATGTTGGCTTAAGTCCGGGATTTGTGGTTGGCTTCTGGGGATTTCTTGGCGCAGTGATGCTTAAAAAGAGCACAAGGTATGCTTATATCCGATTCATTGACAGGATATGTGATTGGATTTATATGGCTGTAACAATAAATTCTGCTAGGCCAAAGTCCAAGAGAAATCGAGGACGCAAAGGAGGCAAGTAA